The following coding sequences lie in one Metallumcola ferriviriculae genomic window:
- the panB gene encoding 3-methyl-2-oxobutanoate hydroxymethyltransferase, with protein MTERKKITIHTLNQMKEKGEPITMLTAYDYPVALLEEKAGVEIILVGDSLGMTVYGMDGTLPVTLDMMINHATAVRKGAPTAFLVGDMPYMTYQISKEEAIRNAGRMMAETNCDIVKLEGGVEMAETVAAMVKATIPVMGHIGLTPQSTAQMGGFKAQGRTAEEAVKLIEDAKALEAAGISLLLVEAVPPAVLTEITKALSIPVISLGAGADAAGQLLIVHDILGFFDRFVPKFVKKYANLNETIHSGLSDYVNEVKTGKFPEEKYTYGMKEEEVKKLKDLLRN; from the coding sequence ATGACGGAAAGAAAGAAAATCACCATTCACACTCTTAATCAAATGAAGGAGAAAGGTGAGCCTATCACGATGCTTACCGCCTATGATTATCCTGTGGCTCTTCTTGAAGAGAAAGCAGGAGTTGAAATAATCTTGGTGGGCGACTCCTTGGGTATGACCGTATACGGCATGGATGGTACACTCCCGGTCACCTTGGACATGATGATCAACCATGCTACCGCTGTCCGTAAAGGCGCACCTACTGCATTTCTAGTAGGGGATATGCCTTATATGACCTATCAAATAAGCAAGGAAGAAGCTATCCGTAATGCCGGCCGGATGATGGCAGAAACTAACTGTGACATAGTAAAACTTGAAGGCGGCGTGGAAATGGCAGAAACTGTAGCGGCGATGGTTAAAGCGACAATTCCTGTCATGGGTCACATTGGTTTAACCCCGCAATCCACAGCACAAATGGGCGGATTTAAGGCTCAAGGCCGAACAGCCGAGGAAGCTGTAAAGCTGATAGAGGATGCCAAAGCTTTAGAAGCAGCCGGTATTTCTTTATTATTAGTGGAAGCTGTCCCCCCGGCAGTGCTTACTGAAATTACTAAGGCTCTTTCAATACCGGTTATCAGCTTGGGCGCCGGAGCAGATGCTGCAGGCCAATTGCTAATTGTACACGATATCTTAGGTTTCTTTGATCGGTTTGTTCCCAAGTTTGTTAAGAAGTATGCTAACTTAAATGAGACTATCCATAGTGGTTTAAGTGATTATGTAAATGAAGTGAAAACAGGCAAGTTTCCCGAAGAGAAATATACTTACGGTATGAAAGAAGAAGAAGTGAAGAAGTTGAAAGATTTGTTAAGGAATTAA
- a CDS encoding TRAP transporter small permease — protein sequence MAEKKQSKFSDMLGKLETGLITVLLGGMTIVVFLQVFFRFVVKGSLPWSEELARYLMVWAVFIGASIGAREGAHIGVEAVVNVLPKRLKRGSIVVSGLLSVIFSIVVMVLSFQVIAVLVSTGQKSPAMQMPMYWAYLAIPVGSIFMAIRFFQAMVEKFQAPRGEG from the coding sequence TTGGCGGAAAAAAAGCAGAGCAAGTTTTCTGATATGCTTGGCAAATTGGAAACCGGCTTAATTACAGTGCTTTTAGGCGGAATGACTATTGTTGTGTTCCTGCAGGTTTTTTTCCGTTTTGTAGTAAAGGGGTCGCTTCCTTGGTCAGAGGAGTTGGCTAGGTACTTAATGGTTTGGGCAGTGTTTATTGGCGCCAGTATCGGGGCCCGGGAGGGAGCACATATTGGCGTAGAGGCAGTCGTAAATGTTTTGCCTAAAAGATTGAAGAGAGGAAGCATTGTTGTTTCAGGACTGCTATCTGTAATTTTTTCAATTGTTGTAATGGTGTTATCTTTTCAAGTTATTGCCGTCCTAGTTAGCACGGGACAAAAATCTCCTGCCATGCAGATGCCTATGTACTGGGCATATCTAGCGATTCCAGTTGGTTCTATCTTTATGGCAATTCGATTTTTCCAAGCTATGGTGGAAAAATTCCAGGCGCCGAGGGGAGAGGGGTAA
- a CDS encoding lactate utilization protein, with protein MEDVKVAHEPAEETLPDRVRVALEEKGCQVTSAESWADVTKYIGKLAGTSGSVALAAFPLAEEATLGDRLNAEGLSVLSTVACTREEILSASVGITAADAVVAETGTIFLVENEGDSRFVSNMPPIHIALVVKEAMASTVTEGLKKVRRASQEKYGVPLANYVTAISGPSRTADIEFKMAFGMHGPKEVHVILLEGDIY; from the coding sequence ATGGAAGACGTGAAGGTGGCTCACGAGCCGGCTGAGGAAACTCTGCCAGACAGGGTACGCGTAGCTTTGGAAGAGAAAGGTTGTCAGGTGACATCCGCCGAATCATGGGCAGATGTCACAAAGTATATCGGTAAATTAGCAGGTACAAGCGGTAGTGTCGCCTTAGCGGCCTTTCCTTTAGCTGAGGAAGCAACCTTAGGGGACAGGTTAAATGCTGAGGGTCTATCTGTTTTATCTACTGTTGCATGCACAAGAGAGGAAATCCTTTCTGCTAGTGTAGGCATTACCGCGGCGGATGCTGTGGTGGCGGAAACAGGCACAATTTTTTTAGTGGAAAACGAAGGTGATTCCCGCTTTGTTTCAAATATGCCGCCTATTCATATTGCCTTGGTAGTAAAGGAGGCAATGGCAAGTACTGTGACTGAAGGTTTGAAAAAAGTGAGGCGCGCATCCCAAGAAAAGTATGGGGTGCCTTTAGCCAACTATGTTACTGCTATATCCGGGCCCAGCCGGACGGCAGACATTGAGTTTAAGATGGCCTTTGGGATGCACGGTCCCAAGGAGGTCCATGTGATTCTGCTTGAGGGAGATATATACTGA
- a CDS encoding GntR family transcriptional regulator has protein sequence MKQNIKKVPSLKEQVYNYLKQALLNNEFELGKLYSDQWVAGQLGVSRTPVREAVQQLKHEGFVKVVPYKGFTAKTISEKEIEEVFEAREAIEGFCIKKLVNNHQSRAAGHVRQKLEEIIAGQETSAQNNERNKFWEMDSNFHQCIVNYSDNTILVNLYQSLGDKISRIALETLKENNRLTTALQEHKKTLEFINKEELLEAYESNYRHLLSTKALMMEALKKCMDSNS, from the coding sequence TTGAAACAAAACATAAAAAAGGTTCCTAGCTTAAAAGAACAAGTGTATAACTACTTGAAGCAAGCACTTTTAAATAATGAGTTTGAATTGGGAAAGCTATATTCTGACCAATGGGTAGCCGGGCAGCTAGGCGTAAGCCGCACCCCTGTTAGAGAAGCAGTACAGCAGCTTAAGCATGAAGGGTTTGTAAAAGTTGTCCCTTACAAAGGATTTACTGCAAAGACAATTTCAGAAAAGGAAATTGAAGAGGTATTCGAAGCCAGAGAAGCTATAGAGGGATTTTGTATCAAAAAGCTGGTCAATAATCACCAATCTAGAGCAGCAGGTCACGTGCGCCAAAAGTTAGAAGAAATAATTGCTGGCCAAGAAACTTCTGCCCAAAATAATGAACGAAATAAATTCTGGGAAATGGACAGTAACTTCCACCAATGCATAGTAAATTATAGTGATAACACTATTCTGGTCAATCTATATCAATCTCTGGGCGACAAAATCAGTAGAATTGCTTTAGAAACCCTAAAAGAAAATAACCGATTAACCACGGCTCTTCAAGAACATAAAAAGACACTAGAGTTTATAAATAAAGAGGAACTATTAGAAGCCTATGAGAGTAATTATCGACATTTGCTTAGCACAAAAGCATTAATGATGGAAGCATTAAAGAAATGTATGGATTCAAATTCTTAA
- a CDS encoding TRAP transporter substrate-binding protein, translated as MLKSRKTYALIIVLMLSLVVAAGCGGGEAPSNDESANGANADKAINIKIGHVLAPTHPYQTGLEEFAKLVEEKTEGQVTVDVFHSSQLGNEREMIEALQMGTLDMALVSTAPLAGFSNEFLVFDLPFIFDNRDNAYKVLDGEIGSGILSTLESKGIKGLGYWENGFRNVTNSQRPVIHPEDMQGLKIRTMENKIHMASFRTIGADPTAMAFGELFTALQQQTVDAQENPLPIIFTSNFFEVQDNLAMTGHFYAAAPMLISKQLWDGFSPEIQNAIQEAATEARDFERETVASMDSELLGTLKDKGMQVTEVDKAEWREAMQPVYEEFEKEIGADVIQKVLDAQK; from the coding sequence ATGCTAAAAAGTAGAAAAACATATGCTTTAATTATCGTACTAATGTTAAGTTTAGTGGTAGCAGCAGGATGCGGTGGAGGAGAAGCTCCATCAAATGATGAATCTGCCAATGGTGCTAATGCTGATAAAGCAATCAATATTAAAATAGGTCATGTTTTGGCCCCGACCCATCCGTATCAAACTGGATTAGAAGAGTTCGCAAAACTGGTTGAAGAAAAAACTGAAGGTCAGGTTACCGTTGATGTATTCCATAGTTCCCAACTAGGCAATGAAAGAGAAATGATCGAGGCACTGCAGATGGGTACATTGGATATGGCCTTAGTTTCAACAGCTCCTTTAGCCGGCTTTTCTAATGAGTTTTTAGTATTTGATTTGCCCTTTATTTTCGATAACAGGGATAATGCGTATAAAGTGCTAGATGGTGAAATCGGATCCGGTATTTTGTCCACTTTAGAAAGCAAAGGCATAAAGGGTCTTGGGTACTGGGAGAATGGGTTTAGAAATGTTACTAACTCGCAGCGCCCTGTAATCCACCCTGAAGATATGCAAGGTTTAAAAATACGTACAATGGAAAATAAAATTCATATGGCTTCTTTTAGGACTATTGGTGCTGATCCTACAGCGATGGCATTTGGTGAACTATTTACTGCATTGCAGCAGCAAACTGTTGACGCTCAAGAAAACCCATTGCCAATTATTTTTACTTCCAACTTTTTTGAAGTACAGGATAACCTTGCAATGACTGGTCATTTTTATGCAGCTGCACCGATGTTAATCAGTAAGCAGCTATGGGATGGTTTTAGCCCCGAAATCCAAAACGCAATTCAAGAAGCTGCCACTGAAGCAAGAGACTTCGAACGTGAGACTGTTGCCAGTATGGATTCGGAGCTTCTTGGTACTTTGAAAGACAAAGGAATGCAGGTTACAGAAGTTGATAAAGCGGAATGGCGTGAGGCCATGCAGCCTGTTTACGAAGAATTTGAAAAAGAAATTGGAGCAGACGTAATCCAAAAAGTGTTGGATGCTCAGAAGTAA
- a CDS encoding IclR family transcriptional regulator, with the protein MEKDMLDREKDYLVKALSKGLTILEIFDSANTEYSVQEISKKLKINRTTAFRLVKTLAAKGFLEENNSKYQLGLKLLELGNLVNYNMDLRQNASPLLAKLAQKLSLTVHLVVKEGNEAIYIDKEDPLDAVITYSRVGKRLPLYCTAVGKVLLCDLSSDEIKQVFLGVEFSRFTANTITSVDSLTSEIKLAKESGYASDNEELQEGMICIAAPVRNHRNEVIAACSVTGIDKQFSNLDQDKVIHELLDTANKISGRMGWQG; encoded by the coding sequence ATGGAGAAAGACATGTTAGATAGAGAAAAAGATTACCTGGTAAAGGCCTTGTCTAAAGGGTTAACCATCTTGGAAATTTTCGACTCTGCAAACACCGAGTACAGTGTGCAGGAAATTAGTAAAAAACTAAAAATTAATCGAACAACTGCATTTCGTTTAGTAAAGACACTGGCAGCAAAAGGATTTTTAGAGGAAAATAACTCAAAGTATCAGTTAGGTCTAAAATTGCTAGAACTGGGCAATCTGGTTAACTATAATATGGACTTGAGGCAAAACGCATCTCCCTTGTTGGCAAAGCTCGCACAAAAATTATCATTGACTGTGCACCTAGTTGTTAAGGAAGGTAACGAAGCAATTTATATTGATAAAGAGGATCCGCTAGATGCTGTTATTACCTATTCTCGGGTTGGTAAAAGGTTGCCTCTTTATTGTACTGCAGTCGGTAAAGTGCTTCTGTGTGACCTCAGCTCGGACGAAATAAAACAAGTCTTTTTGGGGGTAGAGTTTTCCCGGTTTACTGCTAATACCATAACTAGTGTTGATAGTCTGACATCGGAAATTAAATTAGCAAAAGAAAGCGGCTATGCATCGGATAATGAGGAATTACAAGAAGGTATGATATGTATTGCCGCCCCCGTAAGAAATCATCGAAATGAAGTTATAGCAGCCTGCAGTGTTACTGGTATTGATAAACAGTTTAGTAACTTGGACCAGGATAAAGTGATACACGAACTTTTAGATACGGCCAACAAGATATCTGGGAGAATGGGGTGGCAAGGCTAG
- a CDS encoding LUD domain-containing protein codes for MKATKVFGEKITSAIQDDESKRGRDRALNIIRPNMLKMVQKYPDKHNQLRAVKRESLNNMSDLVDQATAKLEENGCKVFIAKDAAGAQKYICNIVNQGPVVKSKSNVAKEIGLVEALEEKGLNIVETDLGDWINQLAKSKASHTLAPAIHIPAEKVRQMFSKIEGRELSGDIDELVGVARNHLRATMETARFGITGANAITADTGSVILTENEGNIRAVTTLPKVHIVVAGINKIVPTFEDGVLVVQSASIYGVGQDIGTYISVISGPAKSKKSAFGPEEVHVVLIDNGRSAAKEAGFEEAFYCINCGSCQNFCPVYDTIGNAFGKKYIGGSGVVQTAFTRSLAEAEESGLSACLSCGTCIQVCPNSIDTPGMISRLRSTVLAEKGMGTVKGYALNKVLRNQRRLEGAAGKAAKVKGILLVPDEQKRGCRARIGPAGFKNRVLPMPTAQSFLRTAPSTVKVSNPKMKVALYSGCLVNVAYTDVGHTALKVLKNNQVEVVVPKDQECCGLPMMVNGDMDTARELAKKNIDLLLEADADKVVNVCATCQSMLHDYPLLFAGLDEEYHQRAVKLADKVVDIVSLLVDELGINNKGLKFAGDPITVTYHNPCHLKDLRTNYGKHDNPRLLLSEMAGITFSECEGADKCCGFGGTVSFDHYNLTGCIGRTKAEEIAASAVDVVCTSCPGCMASLTDGLTQLGSDIKVKHMVELIAESDWNK; via the coding sequence ATGAAGGCAACAAAGGTGTTTGGAGAGAAGATTACCAGCGCTATTCAGGATGATGAAAGCAAGCGGGGCAGGGATCGGGCATTAAATATTATTCGCCCTAATATGCTAAAAATGGTGCAGAAATATCCGGATAAGCATAACCAGCTAAGAGCGGTCAAGCGGGAATCATTAAATAACATGTCGGACTTAGTGGACCAGGCGACGGCCAAATTAGAGGAAAACGGCTGTAAAGTCTTTATTGCCAAGGACGCTGCCGGCGCTCAAAAATATATCTGCAACATAGTAAATCAGGGCCCGGTAGTCAAATCCAAATCCAATGTAGCTAAAGAGATCGGTCTAGTGGAAGCCCTGGAGGAGAAAGGGCTTAATATAGTAGAAACTGACCTGGGAGATTGGATCAACCAACTGGCCAAAAGCAAAGCCAGTCATACCCTGGCGCCGGCTATTCATATTCCGGCAGAAAAAGTTAGGCAGATGTTTTCCAAAATTGAAGGCAGGGAATTAAGCGGTGATATTGACGAGTTGGTAGGTGTGGCTAGGAATCACCTACGTGCCACTATGGAAACTGCACGGTTTGGTATTACCGGTGCAAATGCCATAACGGCGGATACGGGATCTGTCATTCTGACGGAAAACGAGGGCAACATTAGGGCGGTAACTACACTGCCCAAGGTTCATATAGTGGTTGCCGGTATCAATAAGATAGTGCCCACTTTTGAGGACGGGGTGCTGGTGGTGCAGTCAGCCTCTATTTACGGGGTAGGACAGGATATTGGGACGTACATCTCCGTGATATCTGGTCCGGCAAAGAGCAAAAAGAGTGCTTTCGGACCGGAGGAAGTACATGTGGTACTAATTGACAATGGACGTTCTGCGGCGAAGGAAGCTGGGTTTGAAGAAGCTTTTTACTGCATTAATTGTGGCAGCTGCCAGAACTTTTGCCCGGTTTATGATACCATTGGCAATGCTTTTGGTAAAAAATATATTGGTGGCAGTGGGGTGGTGCAGACTGCGTTTACACGCAGCCTGGCTGAGGCGGAGGAGAGTGGGCTGTCCGCGTGCCTCAGCTGCGGCACATGCATTCAGGTATGTCCAAATAGTATCGACACTCCCGGTATGATCAGCCGTTTGCGAAGCACGGTATTGGCAGAAAAAGGTATGGGAACGGTAAAAGGATACGCCTTGAATAAGGTACTAAGAAACCAACGGCGCTTAGAAGGTGCTGCTGGGAAGGCAGCCAAGGTAAAGGGCATACTGTTGGTCCCTGATGAGCAAAAGCGGGGATGTCGAGCCCGCATTGGGCCGGCTGGCTTCAAAAACAGGGTGCTGCCTATGCCAACCGCCCAAAGTTTTCTGCGTACTGCGCCTAGCACCGTAAAAGTGAGCAACCCGAAAATGAAAGTGGCATTGTACTCCGGCTGCCTAGTCAATGTTGCCTATACAGATGTGGGTCATACCGCTTTGAAAGTACTTAAGAACAACCAGGTGGAAGTGGTCGTGCCTAAGGACCAGGAATGCTGCGGTCTGCCCATGATGGTCAATGGTGACATGGATACAGCCAGGGAACTTGCCAAGAAAAATATCGACCTACTGCTTGAAGCTGATGCAGACAAGGTGGTTAATGTTTGTGCCACATGTCAAAGTATGCTTCATGATTACCCTCTACTTTTTGCCGGGCTGGATGAAGAGTATCATCAACGGGCAGTAAAGTTAGCAGATAAAGTAGTGGATATAGTTAGTTTGCTGGTGGATGAATTGGGAATAAACAATAAAGGTTTGAAATTTGCGGGGGATCCAATTACTGTTACTTATCATAACCCGTGCCATCTAAAAGATTTAAGAACTAATTATGGTAAACATGACAATCCGCGTCTGCTGTTAAGCGAGATGGCAGGTATAACTTTCTCTGAGTGTGAGGGGGCGGACAAATGCTGCGGCTTTGGGGGTACGGTCAGTTTCGACCACTATAATTTGACCGGATGCATCGGCAGAACTAAGGCCGAGGAAATTGCCGCCTCTGCGGTGGATGTAGTGTGCACTTCATGTCCCGGGTGCATGGCCTCTTTAACTGACGGGTTAACTCAACTGGGAAGCGATATTAAGGTCAAACACATGGTAGAACTGATTGCGGAAAGTGATTGGAACAAATAG
- a CDS encoding DUF3999 family protein, whose translation MRRTLFLVIFLLIFQSIAWGAEGTNHFKYQGSLSAQGLEEDFFILELGPSVLEVADPSFKDLRIYSSDNELSYQVLREVDRHNTVTEKMEVFNKGVNDNKYSFFIAPPGKLDDEELEYTVKLSAAEYLVKADIYGSNDRNKWKFLKKQTLYGVDNAFNSFALNNVAYDFIKIEYELPKEGLLEVKTVDYSRVRQVVKEREPKYVSYGITNENKKTQVTIDNQYTNFHSKRVVIETPDDNFYRQVTLEGKNDGDGEWQLIAEDIIFRDSTGEKLDVQYGPVNYRHLRLAINDEDNSPLSIEAMKVQQVPTYLLVNATNEPEGFIADVYWGDQLLDAPNYDINNLKLSRNPGDYQQFYLDNVEENPNFSEIDSRMPLTERMPWLMPLSLLVLALGAGVFLYRTVKQVG comes from the coding sequence ATGAGGCGGACTTTATTCCTAGTGATTTTTCTTCTTATCTTTCAATCTATTGCTTGGGGTGCTGAAGGCACGAATCATTTCAAATATCAAGGCAGCCTATCAGCTCAGGGCTTAGAGGAGGATTTCTTTATTTTGGAACTCGGCCCCAGCGTGCTAGAAGTTGCCGACCCATCTTTTAAAGATTTAAGGATATACAGTTCAGATAATGAGTTGAGTTACCAGGTGCTGCGAGAGGTAGATAGACATAACACAGTAACTGAAAAGATGGAAGTGTTTAACAAGGGCGTTAATGACAATAAGTATTCTTTTTTCATTGCTCCGCCCGGTAAGTTAGATGATGAAGAACTGGAATATACCGTGAAGTTAAGCGCAGCGGAATACCTAGTCAAAGCGGATATTTATGGCAGTAATGATAGGAATAAATGGAAATTCCTTAAAAAACAGACACTTTACGGTGTCGATAACGCTTTTAATAGTTTTGCTTTAAACAATGTGGCCTATGACTTTATTAAAATCGAGTATGAACTGCCAAAGGAAGGTCTTCTTGAAGTTAAGACTGTGGACTACAGTCGTGTAAGGCAGGTTGTCAAAGAAAGGGAACCCAAATATGTTTCCTATGGTATCACCAATGAAAATAAGAAGACCCAGGTAACAATTGATAATCAGTATACAAACTTTCATTCCAAAAGGGTCGTTATAGAAACTCCGGACGATAACTTCTATAGACAGGTAACGCTTGAGGGAAAGAATGATGGTGATGGTGAATGGCAGCTAATAGCTGAAGACATCATTTTTAGGGACAGTACCGGCGAAAAATTAGATGTACAGTACGGTCCTGTCAACTATCGTCATTTACGTCTAGCTATTAATGATGAAGATAACTCCCCCTTATCCATAGAGGCGATGAAGGTGCAGCAGGTTCCTACTTATCTTTTGGTTAATGCGACCAATGAGCCTGAGGGATTTATTGCTGATGTTTACTGGGGCGACCAGTTGCTGGATGCACCGAATTACGATATAAATAACTTGAAACTTTCCCGTAACCCGGGTGACTACCAGCAGTTTTATCTTGATAACGTGGAGGAGAACCCAAACTTCTCGGAGATTGATAGTAGAATGCCGCTTACCGAACGGATGCCTTGGCTGATGCCGCTAAGTTTACTGGTATTGGCGTTAGGGGCAGGAGTTTTTCTCTATAGGACAGTTAAGCAGGTTGGGTAA
- a CDS encoding DUF2339 domain-containing protein gives MENEIKVLQEQVTELSRTVEDLQSRLELIEDRKKANLALGTKPEPRPLAEKTIGTLKEKRKELQTKAKRPRVNLELRLGQMLNRLGVVALIVGLAIFLKYSFDNQWIGPTGRIILGMLLGVGLWAGGEYTKKKYPRYAQGLLGGGSLAMFFSIYAGYSFYDLFSQVATFIVLVVIMALTVVMAVRHDAMVIGVLGIIGGYLTPFMVGSNDPNPWVLFTYLTILTAGVLGVSSSRKWILFNYLSFFFNQAIILFWMFAEFDLGYLTPTMLFLVVTFVLYVGITTAYNIRQRKLSTTAETILMGLNAFLFFAWSATALEGTIIDGYMGFYAIFLACCYIYLGRTVYTVYKDDKKQLFVLFGTALVLITIAMPLQLKEHYLSIAWLTEALSVIFISFKLSSKKLRFGGLIILAIALMSTWEFVDSWWMNKEMFLLNYRTLVGLYAIVVTGLVAWLYAQNAGEDEKPLAFILQGVVLMEVFIFLTMQNSHFFSMKDYDFLLSPEQLSLSGIWMLYAIVLFTLGLKKNNRYLRFGGLGLIGIVIAKAFFVDLDDLATIYKIVLFIILGLCLLGVSFVYQKKKDIIIGEDSEEEM, from the coding sequence ATGGAAAACGAAATTAAAGTCCTGCAGGAACAAGTAACTGAACTTAGTAGAACGGTGGAGGATTTACAGAGCCGTCTGGAACTTATAGAAGATAGAAAAAAGGCTAATCTAGCTTTGGGCACGAAACCAGAGCCTCGACCGCTAGCCGAAAAGACCATTGGTACCCTTAAGGAAAAGAGAAAAGAACTTCAAACCAAGGCTAAACGACCCCGAGTAAATCTGGAACTGCGCTTAGGCCAGATGCTAAACCGCTTAGGTGTGGTGGCGCTGATTGTTGGTTTGGCGATCTTCTTAAAGTATTCTTTTGACAACCAGTGGATTGGTCCAACTGGACGAATTATTCTCGGCATGCTGCTGGGGGTAGGATTATGGGCGGGCGGTGAATATACTAAGAAGAAGTATCCCCGTTATGCTCAAGGTTTGCTGGGCGGCGGCAGTTTAGCCATGTTTTTTTCAATCTACGCCGGCTATAGCTTCTATGACCTCTTTTCCCAGGTAGCCACATTTATTGTGCTAGTGGTAATTATGGCGCTGACAGTGGTGATGGCCGTCCGACATGATGCTATGGTCATTGGTGTGCTGGGTATAATCGGTGGTTATCTAACGCCATTCATGGTGGGAAGCAATGACCCGAACCCGTGGGTACTATTTACATACCTGACCATTCTCACTGCAGGGGTTCTTGGCGTGTCCTCCTCCCGCAAGTGGATATTATTTAACTACCTGAGTTTTTTCTTTAACCAGGCAATCATCCTGTTTTGGATGTTCGCTGAGTTTGATTTAGGGTATCTGACGCCGACAATGCTATTTCTTGTTGTTACATTCGTTCTTTACGTAGGTATTACCACTGCCTATAATATCAGGCAGCGAAAGCTTTCAACTACCGCAGAGACTATTTTGATGGGGCTCAATGCCTTCCTGTTTTTTGCCTGGAGCGCAACGGCCTTAGAGGGTACAATTATCGATGGTTACATGGGCTTTTACGCCATATTTTTAGCCTGCTGCTATATCTATCTTGGCAGGACCGTTTATACGGTTTACAAGGATGATAAGAAGCAGCTCTTTGTCCTCTTTGGTACGGCACTTGTCTTAATTACCATTGCCATGCCGCTGCAGCTTAAAGAGCACTACTTATCTATTGCCTGGCTGACAGAGGCCTTAAGCGTGATTTTTATTAGTTTTAAACTTAGCAGCAAGAAACTACGTTTTGGTGGTCTTATCATCTTAGCAATAGCGTTGATGAGTACCTGGGAATTTGTAGATAGCTGGTGGATGAATAAGGAAATGTTCCTTTTGAATTATCGAACCCTGGTTGGGCTTTATGCAATTGTCGTCACCGGGTTAGTCGCATGGCTTTATGCCCAAAATGCCGGAGAAGATGAAAAGCCATTAGCTTTTATCTTGCAAGGTGTGGTACTAATGGAGGTTTTTATATTCCTTACAATGCAGAACAGTCATTTCTTCTCTATGAAGGATTATGACTTTCTCTTGTCACCTGAGCAGTTGAGCCTTAGTGGTATATGGATGCTTTATGCTATTGTCTTGTTTACTTTGGGATTAAAGAAAAATAATCGTTATCTCAGGTTCGGGGGCCTTGGACTTATCGGTATTGTAATAGCAAAGGCATTTTTCGTTGACCTTGACGATCTAGCAACAATCTACAAAATAGTATTGTTTATTATACTGGGGTTGTGTTTACTGGGTGTTTCTTTTGTATATCAAAAGAAAAAAGATATCATAATCGGCGAAGACAGCGAGGAGGAAATGTAA
- a CDS encoding cyclodeaminase/cyclohydrolase family protein: MDLTHISISSYLNELNSGKTSANAGSTLAITGALGVSLLGMACELTLKHVKIDGFHELTLELDRLSETFLELGQRDMEVFTDALQKDENAKIKAIESPLNVAGQCLPIISKCLDLRHQCHAMVEKDVEVSLLLLSACCEGNILLAVDDLKLVQGETREEFEKKISSFKNKLDTLKTKMSDHRNISHRNMSLNH, encoded by the coding sequence ATGGACTTAACACACATTTCTATAAGCAGCTATCTCAATGAGCTGAATTCGGGCAAAACATCGGCCAACGCAGGCTCGACCCTTGCTATTACCGGTGCGTTGGGGGTGTCGTTGCTGGGGATGGCCTGCGAGCTTACTTTAAAACATGTGAAAATTGATGGATTTCATGAGCTCACATTAGAATTAGATAGACTGTCCGAGACATTCTTAGAGTTGGGACAACGGGATATGGAAGTCTTCACCGATGCGTTACAAAAGGATGAAAACGCTAAAATAAAGGCCATTGAAAGCCCACTAAATGTGGCCGGTCAATGCTTACCCATCATCAGTAAGTGTCTAGATTTGCGACATCAATGCCATGCAATGGTAGAAAAAGATGTGGAAGTAAGTCTCCTCCTATTAAGCGCCTGCTGTGAAGGTAATATCCTCCTGGCAGTGGATGACCTGAAGCTGGTTCAAGGAGAGACTCGCGAAGAATTTGAAAAAAAGATAAGTTCCTTCAAAAATAAATTGGACACCTTGAAAACCAAGATGTCCGATCATAGAAACATTTCTCATAGAAACATGTCTTTAAATCATTAA